A single genomic interval of Candidatus Anstonellales archaeon harbors:
- a CDS encoding preprotein translocase subunit Sec61beta, with amino-acid sequence MSVSRTTIGTPPSSAGILGISANEDMGGIKFEPGAVVIFTAVFILLVKIVDYLVR; translated from the coding sequence ATGTCTGTATCACGGACAACTATAGGAACGCCACCTTCTTCAGCAGGAATACTTGGCATAAGTGCAAATGAAGATATGGGTGGAATAAAATTTGAACCAGGGGCAGTAGTAATTTTTACTGCAGTCTTTATCTTGTTGGTTAAAATCGTAGATTATCTGGTAAGATAG
- a CDS encoding HD domain-containing protein, with the protein MPSHLTIRDPIHGDIQLTETEKRLLDSPSMQRLRKIRQLAMAHLVYPGANHTRFEHSLGTMELAERLCQSCGISREEKEKIRLSSLLHDIGHICFSHESEAVTKEFLGSHETIGRKRIEKGEISDILKENWDPKEISQLSFSNSSGSLISSDIGSDRMDYLLRDAHYTGVAYGVIDKERIISTCAFDKDGLYLKYGALAAAESLLLGRFLMYSAVYMHPTVRIASAMLQRALSLALRNNAIDREFLLSAGDDEVLLFLKNVSECKRIITQLQERRLFKKAFIADSSSIPLSHIKKIEEEIESESDTVVIVDFPQSFVRTINVKIEDESGKIVNLERLSPLVSSLSQAERLRLKIIVCCEKQDVAKVQKVAKKLISEAILPDNLRF; encoded by the coding sequence ATGCCATCACATTTAACAATCCGTGACCCTATTCATGGAGACATTCAGCTAACAGAAACTGAAAAAAGGCTTTTAGACTCCCCATCAATGCAAAGACTGAGAAAAATAAGACAGCTTGCTATGGCCCATCTGGTTTATCCTGGAGCAAATCATACACGGTTTGAGCACTCTCTTGGAACAATGGAGCTTGCTGAAAGACTTTGTCAGTCTTGTGGCATTTCTAGAGAGGAAAAAGAAAAAATCCGCCTCTCATCCCTCCTCCACGACATAGGACACATTTGCTTCTCCCACGAATCTGAAGCAGTAACAAAAGAATTCCTTGGAAGCCATGAAACAATCGGAAGAAAAAGAATTGAAAAAGGAGAAATATCTGATATACTTAAAGAGAACTGGGATCCAAAGGAGATATCACAACTCTCTTTTTCTAATTCCTCGGGCAGTTTGATCAGCTCGGACATAGGCTCCGACAGAATGGATTACCTTCTGAGAGATGCGCACTACACAGGCGTGGCTTATGGAGTTATAGATAAAGAAAGAATTATCTCAACATGCGCTTTTGATAAGGACGGGTTGTACCTAAAATATGGAGCACTTGCAGCCGCAGAATCACTCCTCCTTGGTCGCTTTCTTATGTATTCTGCAGTCTATATGCACCCTACTGTAAGGATAGCATCAGCAATGTTGCAACGGGCACTATCGCTAGCGCTACGTAACAATGCTATTGACAGAGAATTCCTCCTTTCTGCTGGAGACGACGAAGTCCTTCTTTTTCTCAAAAATGTGTCAGAGTGCAAGAGAATAATAACTCAACTTCAGGAAAGAAGATTATTCAAAAAAGCCTTTATTGCTGATTCATCATCAATTCCATTGAGCCACATAAAGAAGATTGAAGAGGAAATTGAAAGTGAATCAGACACTGTTGTCATAGTCGATTTTCCCCAAAGTTTTGTGCGCACAATAAATGTTAAAATAGAGGATGAATCTGGAAAAATAGTAAATCTTGAGAGACTATCCCCGTTGGTCAGCTCCCTTTCTCAGGCAGAACGGCTCCGCTTAAAGATAATTGTCTGTTGTGAGAAGCAAGATGTAGCAAAAGTGCAAAAGGTAGCAAAAAAGCTTATCTCTGAAGCTATCTTACCAGATAATCTACGATTTTAA
- a CDS encoding TIGR00296 family protein, whose translation MGEGNLSFEEGAYLIQLARRTLEEYFKRGEKLNPDRRDGILGEKRGVFVTLKSYPLKELRGCIGHPFPQMPLCDAVVENTLASAFLDFRFPPLTSLELHKILIEISVLTVPKKVVVEKPSDYPTKIKIGRDGLIAMSRGRFGILLPQVAYEQGWNEEEFLSHCCTKAGIEADSWRKGEVEFYSFSAEIFAEEEPYGKIKKYEVYTSIPFTYHLGLFYEGDLNQNKNNKRGKAHIA comes from the coding sequence ATGGGGGAGGGAAATCTCTCTTTTGAAGAGGGAGCATACCTAATTCAATTAGCAAGAAGAACGTTGGAAGAATACTTTAAAAGAGGAGAAAAACTAAATCCTGATAGAAGAGATGGGATTCTCGGAGAGAAAAGGGGAGTTTTTGTGACTCTAAAGAGCTATCCTTTAAAAGAGCTTCGCGGGTGTATTGGTCACCCCTTTCCACAAATGCCCCTCTGCGACGCTGTAGTTGAAAATACCCTTGCTTCAGCATTTTTGGATTTTCGTTTTCCTCCTCTCACTTCCTTGGAACTCCATAAAATATTAATAGAAATAAGCGTTCTAACCGTGCCAAAAAAAGTGGTCGTTGAAAAGCCAAGCGATTATCCAACGAAAATAAAGATAGGTCGCGATGGTTTAATAGCAATGAGCAGAGGTCGGTTCGGCATTCTCTTACCTCAAGTGGCTTATGAACAAGGATGGAACGAGGAAGAATTCCTTTCTCACTGTTGCACAAAAGCGGGGATTGAGGCAGATTCTTGGAGAAAAGGGGAGGTGGAGTTCTACTCTTTTTCTGCTGAAATATTTGCAGAAGAAGAACCGTATGGCAAAATAAAAAAATATGAGGTGTATACATCCATTCCTTTCACCTACCATCTGGGCCTTTTCTATGAGGGTGATTTAAATCAAAATAAAAATAATAAAAGAGGGAAAGCGCACATTGCTTGA
- a CDS encoding Era-like GTP-binding protein, with protein sequence MFTRIKTAIRMLLSALFKSKKKQIALGFYGSPNAGKTTLANRICMDFVGEPIGEVSVIPHETRVVQKKEKIKMRINGHQLVMDILDMPGVAVKVDYRDFMAYGLSAREAQARAKEATRGIIEAIKYLEEVDAALVIMDACEEPYNQINATILGNLEARNIPLLIVANKMDKVEANSQRIREVFPQYPVVEISALTGKNIDVLYSEILKRLA encoded by the coding sequence ATGTTCACGCGAATAAAAACTGCTATAAGAATGTTATTATCTGCACTCTTTAAAAGTAAAAAAAAGCAGATAGCTCTTGGATTTTATGGCTCTCCCAACGCTGGAAAAACGACTCTCGCAAATCGGATATGTATGGATTTTGTTGGTGAGCCTATTGGGGAAGTTTCAGTTATACCTCACGAAACGCGTGTCGTACAAAAAAAGGAAAAAATTAAGATGAGGATCAACGGACACCAGCTGGTAATGGATATATTGGATATGCCGGGAGTAGCAGTAAAGGTTGATTATAGGGACTTTATGGCGTACGGCTTATCAGCAAGAGAAGCACAGGCGCGAGCAAAAGAAGCCACAAGAGGCATTATTGAAGCAATTAAGTATCTTGAAGAGGTGGATGCAGCTCTAGTTATTATGGACGCATGCGAGGAGCCATATAACCAAATCAATGCAACTATTTTAGGTAATCTTGAAGCAAGGAATATCCCACTTCTTATAGTGGCAAACAAAATGGATAAGGTAGAGGCAAACTCACAGAGAATTCGGGAGGTCTTCCCTCAATATCCAGTCGTTGAAATTTCTGCACTCACTGGAAAAAATATAGATGTACTTTACTCAGAAATTTTAAAGAGGCTTGCATAA
- a CDS encoding Zn-ribbon containing protein, which yields MHKCLRCGKLIKNIEEAEEGCRCGSKVFLFQGKKEIDDVGDAEWIEKELTKRFGTDGHAIVLDLENVRMKSRGVFELNINSLMKNDPIVVKDTNGVYYIKLP from the coding sequence ATGCACAAATGTCTTAGATGCGGAAAGTTGATTAAAAACATAGAAGAAGCAGAAGAAGGGTGTCGTTGTGGTTCAAAGGTCTTTTTATTTCAGGGTAAAAAAGAAATCGATGATGTGGGGGATGCTGAATGGATAGAAAAAGAGTTGACAAAGAGATTTGGGACTGACGGACACGCCATCGTGCTTGATTTAGAAAATGTAAGAATGAAGTCACGTGGGGTTTTTGAATTGAATATTAATTCTCTTATGAAAAACGACCCGATAGTAGTTAAGGATACAAATGGAGTTTATTATATAAAACTACCATAA
- a CDS encoding archease, producing the protein MPSIKTPKYRFFDHTADILYEAYGRDFKEALENAAKAMFSVIGNAKEKRKINVHVKGENKESLVVRFLETLLSESEIRDIVFSRVKVQTLDTQNFELFAIAYGEKKRPRNAVKAVTFHELQINEGEGRCSIRILLDV; encoded by the coding sequence ATGCCCTCCATTAAGACACCTAAATACCGTTTTTTTGACCACACAGCAGATATCCTTTATGAAGCATACGGACGAGATTTCAAAGAAGCACTGGAAAACGCCGCAAAGGCAATGTTCTCCGTGATTGGTAACGCAAAAGAAAAGAGAAAGATTAATGTTCATGTAAAGGGTGAAAACAAAGAATCATTGGTTGTGAGATTTCTTGAGACTTTATTATCAGAGTCCGAAATAAGAGACATAGTTTTTTCGCGTGTAAAAGTGCAAACGTTGGACACTCAGAATTTTGAGTTATTCGCAATAGCGTATGGAGAAAAAAAGCGCCCTAGAAACGCTGTTAAGGCTGTAACTTTCCATGAACTTCAGATAAATGAGGGAGAGGGCCGCTGTTCAATCCGTATTTTGCTTGATGTGTAA